One segment of Manduca sexta isolate Smith_Timp_Sample1 chromosome 27, JHU_Msex_v1.0, whole genome shotgun sequence DNA contains the following:
- the LOC115447447 gene encoding zinc finger protein 787 isoform X1, producing MSTVVNSHSFSLLDLSGWTSALVAHAEGAGTSAFGGSMAETAAALHSPGHLHKRRRLSRLLDKLAVQLRNNNHYPPAQWLRIEAPAEASTADGASGSGSTATPGSGSTAAQPKSDEGPLDLSVKSEMPPPPPPPPRRAPEPSFACAACGQRFALHHRLAKHVASRHRSRATEPARVYECDVCSRKFARSDMLTRHARLHSGLKPYACAACGQVFSRSDHLATHQRTHTGEKPYRCPACPYAACRRDMITRHMRTHARRAQPV from the coding sequence GTTGGACTTCGGCATTAGTGGCGCACGCCGAGGGCGCCGGCACCAGCGCTTTCGGCGGTAGCATGGCAGAAACTGCGGCCGCGCTCCACAGCCCAGGCCATCTGCACAAGCGGCGGCGGCTCTCGCGGCTCCTGGACAAGCTTGCCGTGCAGCTGCGCAACAACAATCACTACCCACCAGCGCAGTGGCTACGCATCGAGGCGCCGGCGGAGGCGTCAACAGCTGACGGCGCGTCGGGTAGCGGCTCAACCGCCACGCCGGGTAGCGGCTCAACCGCCGCGCAGCCCAAATCGGATGAAGGCCCACTCGATCTTTCCGTCAAGTCCGAGATGcctccgccgccgccaccgccgccacGGCGTGCGCCGGAACCATCGTTCGCGTGCGCCGCCTGTGGCCAAAGGTTCGCGCTGCACCACAGGCTCGCCAAGCACGTGGCTTCGCGGCATCGGTCCCGCGCCACCGAGCCAGCACGCGTCTATGAGTGCGATGTGTGCAGCCGCAAATTCGCGCGCTCTGATATGCTGACGCGGCACGCGCGACTGCACAGCGGGCTGAAGCCGTACGCGTGCGCCGCCTGCGGGCAGGTGTTCTCGCGCTCCGACCACCTGGCGACGCACCAGCGCACGCACACCGGCGAGAAGCCATACCGTTGCCCCGCGTGCCCGTACGCCGCCTGCCGCCGCGACATGATCACGCGCCACATGCGCACGCACGCGCGGCGCGCTCAGCCCGTGTAA
- the LOC115447447 gene encoding zinc finger protein 771 isoform X2 translates to MAETAAALHSPGHLHKRRRLSRLLDKLAVQLRNNNHYPPAQWLRIEAPAEASTADGASGSGSTATPGSGSTAAQPKSDEGPLDLSVKSEMPPPPPPPPRRAPEPSFACAACGQRFALHHRLAKHVASRHRSRATEPARVYECDVCSRKFARSDMLTRHARLHSGLKPYACAACGQVFSRSDHLATHQRTHTGEKPYRCPACPYAACRRDMITRHMRTHARRAQPV, encoded by the coding sequence ATGGCAGAAACTGCGGCCGCGCTCCACAGCCCAGGCCATCTGCACAAGCGGCGGCGGCTCTCGCGGCTCCTGGACAAGCTTGCCGTGCAGCTGCGCAACAACAATCACTACCCACCAGCGCAGTGGCTACGCATCGAGGCGCCGGCGGAGGCGTCAACAGCTGACGGCGCGTCGGGTAGCGGCTCAACCGCCACGCCGGGTAGCGGCTCAACCGCCGCGCAGCCCAAATCGGATGAAGGCCCACTCGATCTTTCCGTCAAGTCCGAGATGcctccgccgccgccaccgccgccacGGCGTGCGCCGGAACCATCGTTCGCGTGCGCCGCCTGTGGCCAAAGGTTCGCGCTGCACCACAGGCTCGCCAAGCACGTGGCTTCGCGGCATCGGTCCCGCGCCACCGAGCCAGCACGCGTCTATGAGTGCGATGTGTGCAGCCGCAAATTCGCGCGCTCTGATATGCTGACGCGGCACGCGCGACTGCACAGCGGGCTGAAGCCGTACGCGTGCGCCGCCTGCGGGCAGGTGTTCTCGCGCTCCGACCACCTGGCGACGCACCAGCGCACGCACACCGGCGAGAAGCCATACCGTTGCCCCGCGTGCCCGTACGCCGCCTGCCGCCGCGACATGATCACGCGCCACATGCGCACGCACGCGCGGCGCGCTCAGCCCGTGTAA